The Leptospira kmetyi serovar Malaysia str. Bejo-Iso9 genome includes a window with the following:
- a CDS encoding 4a-hydroxytetrahydrobiopterin dehydratase — protein MNSSELNDLKEKIPSGWEVRFREEAPFLSKTYSFNDYLGGVRFVDSLADLAEKMDHHPDILLVYRKVTVEIFTHSKKTITDLDLRFVQETEKVFHS, from the coding sequence ATGAACTCTTCGGAACTGAACGATCTCAAGGAAAAGATTCCTTCGGGATGGGAAGTGCGGTTCCGAGAAGAGGCTCCGTTCTTATCAAAGACGTATTCGTTTAACGATTACTTAGGCGGTGTAAGGTTCGTCGATTCGCTCGCGGATCTCGCAGAAAAAATGGATCATCATCCGGACATTCTTCTCGTGTATCGAAAAGTAACCGTGGAAATTTTCACTCATTCCAAAAAGACGATCACCGATTTGGATCTTCGTTTCGTTCAAGAAACGGAGAAGGTGTTTCATTCGTAA
- a CDS encoding anti-sigma factor antagonist, protein MDPIQRYEHFEIRKNRQSTEVIPLVASFDELAFDELKSVFALVFYQSSFHVKINLSGVKVLPLPVAMKILSFAFDLRLKNRTLVISGASASFKKLIQFYRMDKAILIF, encoded by the coding sequence GTGGATCCGATTCAGAGATACGAACATTTTGAAATTCGAAAAAACCGTCAGTCCACCGAGGTGATTCCCTTGGTCGCGTCTTTCGACGAGTTGGCTTTCGACGAATTAAAATCCGTGTTCGCGCTCGTATTCTATCAATCCAGTTTTCATGTGAAAATCAATCTGAGCGGAGTCAAGGTTTTGCCGCTTCCGGTTGCGATGAAAATTCTTTCGTTTGCGTTCGATCTTCGATTGAAAAACAGAACCTTGGTGATCTCCGGAGCCAGCGCCTCGTTTAAGAAGCTGATCCAATTCTATAGAATGGACAAAGCCATTCTAATCTTCTGA
- a CDS encoding response regulator transcription factor: MKTILVIEDDPDIGNLIRKSLDSAHYSTTLQTSGEEGLKFYKANHPDMVILDLSLPDIDGIEVCRTVRRNDENTPIFIVTARNEEIDRIMGLELGADDYITKPFSARELKTRVDVFFRRWDKKAGIKPNVGASGEIIRGSLKIDPVRRRVTLKDNIVNISRKEFDILQLMAASPGKVFSREMILEAVWGMEWDGFERMIDSHVKRIRSKLEKNSAQPEWIETIWGIGYRFTDNYDNIVIPD; this comes from the coding sequence ATGAAAACAATTTTAGTCATCGAAGACGATCCGGATATCGGAAATTTAATCCGAAAATCCTTGGATTCGGCGCACTACTCAACTACTCTTCAAACGAGCGGCGAAGAAGGTCTCAAATTCTACAAAGCCAATCATCCCGACATGGTTATCTTAGATCTTTCCCTTCCCGACATAGATGGAATCGAAGTTTGCAGAACGGTAAGACGCAACGACGAAAACACTCCGATTTTCATCGTTACGGCAAGAAACGAAGAAATCGACAGGATTATGGGACTGGAATTGGGCGCGGATGATTACATTACGAAACCCTTTTCCGCTCGAGAACTCAAAACAAGAGTGGATGTGTTTTTTCGTAGATGGGACAAAAAAGCGGGAATCAAACCGAACGTAGGCGCGAGCGGGGAAATCATCCGCGGTTCTTTGAAGATCGATCCCGTCCGCAGAAGAGTGACCCTTAAGGACAACATCGTAAACATCTCCCGAAAAGAATTCGATATTCTGCAACTGATGGCGGCTTCTCCCGGAAAGGTTTTTTCCAGAGAAATGATCCTCGAAGCGGTTTGGGGAATGGAGTGGGACGGCTTTGAAAGAATGATCGATTCTCACGTAAAAAGAATCCGCTCCAAACTCGAAAAGAATTCCGCACAACCGGAATGGATCGAAACGATCTGGGGAATCGGCTATCGTTTTACGGACAACTACGACAATATCGTAATCCCCGATTGA
- a CDS encoding DUF4279 domain-containing protein, translating into MSYPLTWAILSVNEDGLDSESVTRQLDLKPDFSTPRAATDKEGKPLSFGHWQLHSTLDAQAPLEDHILQILEKVLPSRHKVKEFAVKHPLCMYVSVEFSDYSQKETEISPKLLLLLGNLGIKLIFQPWKRDEKRRRSED; encoded by the coding sequence TTGTCTTATCCGCTCACGTGGGCGATTCTTTCGGTGAACGAAGACGGTCTCGATTCGGAGTCCGTTACTCGTCAATTGGACCTCAAGCCCGATTTTAGTACTCCGAGAGCCGCGACGGACAAGGAAGGAAAACCACTGAGCTTCGGTCATTGGCAGTTGCACTCGACGTTGGACGCGCAAGCTCCATTAGAAGATCATATTCTTCAAATATTGGAAAAGGTTCTTCCTTCCCGGCACAAGGTGAAGGAGTTCGCGGTGAAACATCCTCTTTGTATGTATGTCTCGGTCGAGTTCTCGGATTATTCCCAAAAGGAAACGGAGATTTCTCCGAAGCTTCTTCTTCTATTGGGAAACTTAGGAATCAAACTGATCTTTCAACCTTGGAAGAGGGACGAAAAAAGAAGACGTTCAGAAGATTAG